A DNA window from Falco peregrinus isolate bFalPer1 chromosome 8, bFalPer1.pri, whole genome shotgun sequence contains the following coding sequences:
- the TCOF1 gene encoding treacle protein isoform X1 — protein MAVDGRGGRELLALIHQHLLRGGYARAARELQAQTGQKLLPSLATSLEDIFTHWEKTPSNSRRRKVSDEEAAIPEKIRVPDPVSSSESSEKEDDEKEKAKAANAASLSLATNSVVNVESTEGDDSSSEDETPAGKGAVTVTPAVVTGKAANSLRSPNKPAAPAGKTAVLPAANRTVVSNKQQPNVPAVSAAPAKAGQKLPSPGKPRQTATAVAKVGQSKAPVMTKAPESSSSSSSSSSESEEEKEMPTAKAPAPKVELKQAAGAAESSSEESSDETSSEEEPATPAVQVKPAVKSAPAAPVSLRKNAPRQVVQAPNQAKPASTTVPGPAKPDDTSESSDSSDSEDEELPSITQTKPPPKTPQAVPPRVKPTPAASPSGKVAPAKTLPAPKPTVPKQAKTTPGKTTAPVKPAEGMKSEESSDSLSSEEEDLPVPVSQKRLTEQPGPLPNPSQAAKARPPEKAVGSILKTQASESGSSDSSDSEEESPAAQTEPPQAVETNAVPQSTNVKKAPAPAPAPPPVDSSDDSSQESDSEEEIVPPSQSLSQQNVKAAKVLSTVTAKANATLPLGKGIKAPAVPPVSRVSENLKSDALAEEVPTLPCLKQTVPVGEASPANTATPQAASLLGSHTAKSRKPGLQPAQDAQLSQAALPTQAEETSGSSSSSDSSDEEMPKQPPKPAGSLQKPGGTQPAHSSSLESSEEKAMSQSLLTGYMGLSKPPAAPQAPKTVPPESVGKARQGKAAMTAANSLTQASAQAAPANSSSSDSSDSDTDIDQVAANHKAENNPAPGQEATGASNKEKVAGKTEPGHDSLKPSPVKALAVKENDVGAKGVQVTPASHALLSISQSEEPSSGSKTEVTTARVPAVQTPEGLEVKKKKKEKKEKKEKKKPSSTEDKAVKASKSKDKENKKQKTSQKRKLSEEDEAVGQPKKKWKAQANEEVPKKKKKKAGDLEKLPGSKEKKKSAKKKKTGKEKKKSKKVSSEGEPIADGSVEVPKKKKKKKTPKPEGL, from the exons ATGGCGGTGGACGGCCGCGGGGGGCGGGAGCTGCTCGccctcatccaccagcacctgcTGCGCGGCGGCTACGCTCGGGCGGCCCGCGAGCTGCAGGCGCAGACCGGGCAG aaattGCTCCCTTCCCTTGCGACCTCTCTCGAGGACATCTTTACCCACTGGGAAAA AACTCCATCGAATTCCAGGAGAAGAAAGGTGAGTGATGAGGAGGCAGCCATCCCAGAAAAGATCAGAGTTCCTGATCCTGTGAGCAGCTCTGAGAgctcagaaaaagaagatgatgAGAAGGAGAAGGCAAAAGCTGCGAATG cagccagcctcTCTCTGGCCACAAACTCAGTAGTGAACGTAGAAAGCACTGAAGGTGATGATTCCTCGTCAGAAGATGAGACACCAGCTGGAAAAGGTGCAGTTACG GTGACACCAGCTGTGGTGACTGGCAAAGCTGCTAACTCCTTGCGTTCTCCTAACAAACCGGCTGCCCCAGCAGGCAaaacagcagtgctgcctgctgcaaacAGAACTGTGGTCTCAAATAAGCAGCAGCCCAATGTGCCAGCTGTGTCTGCAGCTCCAGCCAAGGCTGGGCAGAAACTGCCCAGTCCTGGGAAGCCCAGACAAACTGCAACAGCCGTGGCCAAAGTAGGTCAAAGCAAAGCACCGGTAATGACCAAAGcaccagaaagcagcagcagcagcagcagctcctcgTCAGAGAGcgaggaagaaaaagagatgccGACTGCAAAGGCCCCAGCCCCCAAAGTGG AGCtgaagcaggcagctggggctgctgagagcagcagtgagGAATCAAGTGATGAGACATCCTCTGAGGAGGAACCTGCAACTCCAGCAGTCCAG GTAAAGCCAGCTGTGAAAAGTGCACCTGCTGCTCCAGTGTCCCTCAGGAAGAATGCACCGAGGCAAGTGGTGCAGGCaccaaaccaagccaaaccCGCATCCACAACGGTTCCTGGGCCTGCAAAGCCTGATGATACATCAGAGAGCAGTGACTCCTCAGACAGCGAAGATGAGGAACTTCCATCAATAACCCAG ACAAAGCCACCTCCAAAAACCCCCCAGGCCGTCCCACCCCGAGTGAAACCTACACCAGCAGCATCACCCTCTGGCAAAGTAGCTCCAGCAAAAACACTTCCAGCACCAAAACCAACAGTGCCAAAGCAGGCCAAAACCACACCGGGAAAGACTACTGCTCCCGTGAAGCCTGCTGAAGGTATGAAGTCAGAGGAGAGCTCTGACTCCTTGAGCAGTGAAGAGGAGGATCTCCCTGTGCCCGTAAGCCAGAAG AGGTTAACAGAACAGCCTGGGCCTCTTCCCAACCCGAGCCAGGCTGCCAAAGCTAGGCCGCCTGaaaaagcagtgggaagcatCTTGAAAACCCAAGCCTCAGAAAGTGGGAGCAGTGACTCGTCTGACAGTGAAGAGGAgtcccctgcagcccagacAGAGCCTCCACAAGCTG TGGAAACCAATGCTGTACCCCAGTCAACAAATGTGAAGAAggcaccagctccagccccagcccctccaccagTGGACAGCAGCGATGATTCCAGCCAGGAGTCAGATTCAGAGGAGGAAATAGTCCCCCCTTCTCAG AGTCTGTCCCAGCAGAACGTCAAAGCAGCCAAGGTTTTGAGCACAGTGACTGCCAAGGCTAATGCCACACTGCCTTTGGGGAAGGGGATAAAAGCGCCTGCTGTCCCTCCAGTTAGCAGAGTGTCTGAGAACTTGAAAAGTGATGCGCTGGCAGAAGAG GTCCCCACTCTTCCTTGCCTAAAGCAAACTGTTCCTGTGGGAGAAGCTTCTCCAGCTAATACTGCCACCCCGCAGGCTGCTTCACTTCTGGGAAGTCACACTGCAAAGTCAAGGAAGCCAggcctgcagccagcacaggatGCCCAGCTGAGCCAGGCTGCCCTGCCCACCCAGGCAGAGGAGACCTCGGGCAGTAGCAGTTCCTCAGACAGCAGCGACGAGGAGATGCCCAAGCAGCCCCCCAAACCTG CAGGCTCACTGCAGAAACCAGGAGGGAcccagccagcccacagctcctcCTTGGAGTCCAGTGAGGAGAAGGCAATGTCGCAG TCCCTCCTGACAGGCTATATGGGCCTCTCCaaacctccagcagcaccccaggcaCCAAAGACGGTTCCTCCCGAGTCTGTAGGCAAAGCCAGGCAAGGGAAAGCAGCCATGACTGCTGCAAACTCCCTCACCCAGGCCTCCGCGCAAGCAGCCCCAGCCAACAGCTCCAGCAGCGACAGCAGCGACTCTGACACAGACATCGACCAGGTGGCTGCAAACCACAAAGCAG aaaacaaccctgctccagggcaggaAGCCACAGGAGCCTCCAACAAAGAGAAGGTGGCCGGAAAAACGGAGCCAGGTCATGACAGCCTCAAACCTTCCCCAGTCAAAGCCCTGGCTGTGAAAGAGAATGATGTTGGGGCAAAAGGGGTACAAGTGACCCCAGCATCACATGCACTGTTGTCCATCTCACAGTCAGAGGAGCCAAGCTCAGGAAGCAAAACAGAGGTCACTACTGCCAGAGTTCCTGCAGTGCAAACACCGGAAGGGTTGGAagtgaagaagaagaaaaaggagaaaaaagaaaagaaggaaaagaagaaacctTCCTCCACAGAAGATAAGGCTGTGAAAGCATCTAAGAGCAAAGACAAAGagaacaagaagcagaaaacatctCAGAAACGGAAACTGTCAGAAGAGGATGAGGCTGTTGGGCAGCCCAAGAAGAAGTGGAAAGCGCAGGCTAATGAAGAAGtacccaaaaagaaaaagaagaaagctggtGACCTGGAGAAGCTGCCaggcagcaaggaaaagaaaaaatcgGCTAAAA
- the TCOF1 gene encoding treacle protein isoform X3, whose translation MAVDGRGGRELLALIHQHLLRGGYARAARELQAQTGQKLLPSLATSLEDIFTHWEKTPSNSRRRKVSDEEAAIPEKIRVPDPVSSSESSEKEDDEKEKAKAANAASLSLATNSVVNVESTEGDDSSSEDETPAGKGAVTVTPAVVTGKAANSLRSPNKPAAPAGKTAVLPAANRTVVSNKQQPNVPAVSAAPAKAGQKLPSPGKPRQTATAVAKVGQSKAPVMTKAPESSSSSSSSSSESEEEKEMPTAKAPAPKVELKQAAGAAESSSEESSDETSSEEEPATPAVQVKPAVKSAPAAPVSLRKNAPRQVVQAPNQAKPASTTVPGPAKPDDTSESSDSSDSEDEELPSITQTKPPPKTPQAVPPRVKPTPAASPSGKVAPAKTLPAPKPTVPKQAKTTPGKTTAPVKPAEGMKSEESSDSLSSEEEDLPVPVSQKRLTEQPGPLPNPSQAAKARPPEKAVGSILKTQASESGSSDSSDSEEESPAAQTEPPQAVETNAVPQSTNVKKAPAPAPAPPPVDSSDDSSQESDSEEEIVPPSQSLSQQNVKAAKVLSTVTAKANATLPLGKGIKAPAVPPVSRVSENLKSDALAEEVPTLPCLKQTVPVGEASPANTATPQAASLLGSHTAKSRKPGLQPAQDAQLSQAALPTQAEETSGSSSSSDSSDEEMPKQPPKPAGSLQKPGGTQPAHSSSLESSEEKAMSQSLLTGYMGLSKPPAAPQAPKTVPPESVGKARQGKAAMTAANSLTQASAQAAPANSSSSDSSDSDTDIDQVAANHKAENNPAPGQEATGASNKEKVAGKTEPGHDSLKPSPVKALAVKENDVGAKGVQVTPASHALLSISQSEEPSSGSKTEVTTARVPAVQTPEGLEVKKKKKEKKEKKEKKKPSSTEDKAVKASKSKDKENKKQKTSQKRKLSEEDEAVGQPKKKWKAQANEEVPKKKKKKAGDLEKLPGSKEKKKSAKKQAGAPIHHLWHDLSLQNFLLSWLEAAV comes from the exons ATGGCGGTGGACGGCCGCGGGGGGCGGGAGCTGCTCGccctcatccaccagcacctgcTGCGCGGCGGCTACGCTCGGGCGGCCCGCGAGCTGCAGGCGCAGACCGGGCAG aaattGCTCCCTTCCCTTGCGACCTCTCTCGAGGACATCTTTACCCACTGGGAAAA AACTCCATCGAATTCCAGGAGAAGAAAGGTGAGTGATGAGGAGGCAGCCATCCCAGAAAAGATCAGAGTTCCTGATCCTGTGAGCAGCTCTGAGAgctcagaaaaagaagatgatgAGAAGGAGAAGGCAAAAGCTGCGAATG cagccagcctcTCTCTGGCCACAAACTCAGTAGTGAACGTAGAAAGCACTGAAGGTGATGATTCCTCGTCAGAAGATGAGACACCAGCTGGAAAAGGTGCAGTTACG GTGACACCAGCTGTGGTGACTGGCAAAGCTGCTAACTCCTTGCGTTCTCCTAACAAACCGGCTGCCCCAGCAGGCAaaacagcagtgctgcctgctgcaaacAGAACTGTGGTCTCAAATAAGCAGCAGCCCAATGTGCCAGCTGTGTCTGCAGCTCCAGCCAAGGCTGGGCAGAAACTGCCCAGTCCTGGGAAGCCCAGACAAACTGCAACAGCCGTGGCCAAAGTAGGTCAAAGCAAAGCACCGGTAATGACCAAAGcaccagaaagcagcagcagcagcagcagctcctcgTCAGAGAGcgaggaagaaaaagagatgccGACTGCAAAGGCCCCAGCCCCCAAAGTGG AGCtgaagcaggcagctggggctgctgagagcagcagtgagGAATCAAGTGATGAGACATCCTCTGAGGAGGAACCTGCAACTCCAGCAGTCCAG GTAAAGCCAGCTGTGAAAAGTGCACCTGCTGCTCCAGTGTCCCTCAGGAAGAATGCACCGAGGCAAGTGGTGCAGGCaccaaaccaagccaaaccCGCATCCACAACGGTTCCTGGGCCTGCAAAGCCTGATGATACATCAGAGAGCAGTGACTCCTCAGACAGCGAAGATGAGGAACTTCCATCAATAACCCAG ACAAAGCCACCTCCAAAAACCCCCCAGGCCGTCCCACCCCGAGTGAAACCTACACCAGCAGCATCACCCTCTGGCAAAGTAGCTCCAGCAAAAACACTTCCAGCACCAAAACCAACAGTGCCAAAGCAGGCCAAAACCACACCGGGAAAGACTACTGCTCCCGTGAAGCCTGCTGAAGGTATGAAGTCAGAGGAGAGCTCTGACTCCTTGAGCAGTGAAGAGGAGGATCTCCCTGTGCCCGTAAGCCAGAAG AGGTTAACAGAACAGCCTGGGCCTCTTCCCAACCCGAGCCAGGCTGCCAAAGCTAGGCCGCCTGaaaaagcagtgggaagcatCTTGAAAACCCAAGCCTCAGAAAGTGGGAGCAGTGACTCGTCTGACAGTGAAGAGGAgtcccctgcagcccagacAGAGCCTCCACAAGCTG TGGAAACCAATGCTGTACCCCAGTCAACAAATGTGAAGAAggcaccagctccagccccagcccctccaccagTGGACAGCAGCGATGATTCCAGCCAGGAGTCAGATTCAGAGGAGGAAATAGTCCCCCCTTCTCAG AGTCTGTCCCAGCAGAACGTCAAAGCAGCCAAGGTTTTGAGCACAGTGACTGCCAAGGCTAATGCCACACTGCCTTTGGGGAAGGGGATAAAAGCGCCTGCTGTCCCTCCAGTTAGCAGAGTGTCTGAGAACTTGAAAAGTGATGCGCTGGCAGAAGAG GTCCCCACTCTTCCTTGCCTAAAGCAAACTGTTCCTGTGGGAGAAGCTTCTCCAGCTAATACTGCCACCCCGCAGGCTGCTTCACTTCTGGGAAGTCACACTGCAAAGTCAAGGAAGCCAggcctgcagccagcacaggatGCCCAGCTGAGCCAGGCTGCCCTGCCCACCCAGGCAGAGGAGACCTCGGGCAGTAGCAGTTCCTCAGACAGCAGCGACGAGGAGATGCCCAAGCAGCCCCCCAAACCTG CAGGCTCACTGCAGAAACCAGGAGGGAcccagccagcccacagctcctcCTTGGAGTCCAGTGAGGAGAAGGCAATGTCGCAG TCCCTCCTGACAGGCTATATGGGCCTCTCCaaacctccagcagcaccccaggcaCCAAAGACGGTTCCTCCCGAGTCTGTAGGCAAAGCCAGGCAAGGGAAAGCAGCCATGACTGCTGCAAACTCCCTCACCCAGGCCTCCGCGCAAGCAGCCCCAGCCAACAGCTCCAGCAGCGACAGCAGCGACTCTGACACAGACATCGACCAGGTGGCTGCAAACCACAAAGCAG aaaacaaccctgctccagggcaggaAGCCACAGGAGCCTCCAACAAAGAGAAGGTGGCCGGAAAAACGGAGCCAGGTCATGACAGCCTCAAACCTTCCCCAGTCAAAGCCCTGGCTGTGAAAGAGAATGATGTTGGGGCAAAAGGGGTACAAGTGACCCCAGCATCACATGCACTGTTGTCCATCTCACAGTCAGAGGAGCCAAGCTCAGGAAGCAAAACAGAGGTCACTACTGCCAGAGTTCCTGCAGTGCAAACACCGGAAGGGTTGGAagtgaagaagaagaaaaaggagaaaaaagaaaagaaggaaaagaagaaacctTCCTCCACAGAAGATAAGGCTGTGAAAGCATCTAAGAGCAAAGACAAAGagaacaagaagcagaaaacatctCAGAAACGGAAACTGTCAGAAGAGGATGAGGCTGTTGGGCAGCCCAAGAAGAAGTGGAAAGCGCAGGCTAATGAAGAAGtacccaaaaagaaaaagaagaaagctggtGACCTGGAGAAGCTGCCaggcagcaaggaaaagaaaaaatcgGCTAAAA
- the TCOF1 gene encoding treacle protein isoform X4 has translation MAVDGRGGRELLALIHQHLLRGGYARAARELQAQTGQKLLPSLATSLEDIFTHWEKTPSNSRRRKVSDEEAAIPEKIRVPDPVSSSESSEKEDDEKEKAKAANAASLSLATNSVVNVESTEGDDSSSEDETPAGKGAVTVTPAVVTGKAANSLRSPNKPAAPAGKTAVLPAANRTVVSNKQQPNVPAVSAAPAKAGQKLPSPGKPRQTATAVAKVGQSKAPVMTKAPESSSSSSSSSSESEEEKEMPTAKAPAPKVELKQAAGAAESSSEESSDETSSEEEPATPAVQVKPAVKSAPAAPVSLRKNAPRQVVQAPNQAKPASTTVPGPAKPDDTSESSDSSDSEDEELPSITQTKPPPKTPQAVPPRVKPTPAASPSGKVAPAKTLPAPKPTVPKQAKTTPGKTTAPVKPAEGMKSEESSDSLSSEEEDLPVPVSQKRLTEQPGPLPNPSQAAKARPPEKAVGSILKTQASESGSSDSSDSEEESPAAQTEPPQAVETNAVPQSTNVKKAPAPAPAPPPVDSSDDSSQESDSEEEIVPPSQSLSQQNVKAAKVLSTVTAKANATLPLGKGIKAPAVPPVSRVSENLKSDALAEEAASLLGSHTAKSRKPGLQPAQDAQLSQAALPTQAEETSGSSSSSDSSDEEMPKQPPKPAGSLQKPGGTQPAHSSSLESSEEKAMSQSLLTGYMGLSKPPAAPQAPKTVPPESVGKARQGKAAMTAANSLTQASAQAAPANSSSSDSSDSDTDIDQVAANHKAENNPAPGQEATGASNKEKVAGKTEPGHDSLKPSPVKALAVKENDVGAKGVQVTPASHALLSISQSEEPSSGSKTEVTTARVPAVQTPEGLEVKKKKKEKKEKKEKKKPSSTEDKAVKASKSKDKENKKQKTSQKRKLSEEDEAVGQPKKKWKAQANEEVPKKKKKKAGDLEKLPGSKEKKKSAKKKKTGKEKKKSKKVSSEGEPIADGSVEVPKKKKKKKTPKPEGL, from the exons ATGGCGGTGGACGGCCGCGGGGGGCGGGAGCTGCTCGccctcatccaccagcacctgcTGCGCGGCGGCTACGCTCGGGCGGCCCGCGAGCTGCAGGCGCAGACCGGGCAG aaattGCTCCCTTCCCTTGCGACCTCTCTCGAGGACATCTTTACCCACTGGGAAAA AACTCCATCGAATTCCAGGAGAAGAAAGGTGAGTGATGAGGAGGCAGCCATCCCAGAAAAGATCAGAGTTCCTGATCCTGTGAGCAGCTCTGAGAgctcagaaaaagaagatgatgAGAAGGAGAAGGCAAAAGCTGCGAATG cagccagcctcTCTCTGGCCACAAACTCAGTAGTGAACGTAGAAAGCACTGAAGGTGATGATTCCTCGTCAGAAGATGAGACACCAGCTGGAAAAGGTGCAGTTACG GTGACACCAGCTGTGGTGACTGGCAAAGCTGCTAACTCCTTGCGTTCTCCTAACAAACCGGCTGCCCCAGCAGGCAaaacagcagtgctgcctgctgcaaacAGAACTGTGGTCTCAAATAAGCAGCAGCCCAATGTGCCAGCTGTGTCTGCAGCTCCAGCCAAGGCTGGGCAGAAACTGCCCAGTCCTGGGAAGCCCAGACAAACTGCAACAGCCGTGGCCAAAGTAGGTCAAAGCAAAGCACCGGTAATGACCAAAGcaccagaaagcagcagcagcagcagcagctcctcgTCAGAGAGcgaggaagaaaaagagatgccGACTGCAAAGGCCCCAGCCCCCAAAGTGG AGCtgaagcaggcagctggggctgctgagagcagcagtgagGAATCAAGTGATGAGACATCCTCTGAGGAGGAACCTGCAACTCCAGCAGTCCAG GTAAAGCCAGCTGTGAAAAGTGCACCTGCTGCTCCAGTGTCCCTCAGGAAGAATGCACCGAGGCAAGTGGTGCAGGCaccaaaccaagccaaaccCGCATCCACAACGGTTCCTGGGCCTGCAAAGCCTGATGATACATCAGAGAGCAGTGACTCCTCAGACAGCGAAGATGAGGAACTTCCATCAATAACCCAG ACAAAGCCACCTCCAAAAACCCCCCAGGCCGTCCCACCCCGAGTGAAACCTACACCAGCAGCATCACCCTCTGGCAAAGTAGCTCCAGCAAAAACACTTCCAGCACCAAAACCAACAGTGCCAAAGCAGGCCAAAACCACACCGGGAAAGACTACTGCTCCCGTGAAGCCTGCTGAAGGTATGAAGTCAGAGGAGAGCTCTGACTCCTTGAGCAGTGAAGAGGAGGATCTCCCTGTGCCCGTAAGCCAGAAG AGGTTAACAGAACAGCCTGGGCCTCTTCCCAACCCGAGCCAGGCTGCCAAAGCTAGGCCGCCTGaaaaagcagtgggaagcatCTTGAAAACCCAAGCCTCAGAAAGTGGGAGCAGTGACTCGTCTGACAGTGAAGAGGAgtcccctgcagcccagacAGAGCCTCCACAAGCTG TGGAAACCAATGCTGTACCCCAGTCAACAAATGTGAAGAAggcaccagctccagccccagcccctccaccagTGGACAGCAGCGATGATTCCAGCCAGGAGTCAGATTCAGAGGAGGAAATAGTCCCCCCTTCTCAG AGTCTGTCCCAGCAGAACGTCAAAGCAGCCAAGGTTTTGAGCACAGTGACTGCCAAGGCTAATGCCACACTGCCTTTGGGGAAGGGGATAAAAGCGCCTGCTGTCCCTCCAGTTAGCAGAGTGTCTGAGAACTTGAAAAGTGATGCGCTGGCAGAAGAG GCTGCTTCACTTCTGGGAAGTCACACTGCAAAGTCAAGGAAGCCAggcctgcagccagcacaggatGCCCAGCTGAGCCAGGCTGCCCTGCCCACCCAGGCAGAGGAGACCTCGGGCAGTAGCAGTTCCTCAGACAGCAGCGACGAGGAGATGCCCAAGCAGCCCCCCAAACCTG CAGGCTCACTGCAGAAACCAGGAGGGAcccagccagcccacagctcctcCTTGGAGTCCAGTGAGGAGAAGGCAATGTCGCAG TCCCTCCTGACAGGCTATATGGGCCTCTCCaaacctccagcagcaccccaggcaCCAAAGACGGTTCCTCCCGAGTCTGTAGGCAAAGCCAGGCAAGGGAAAGCAGCCATGACTGCTGCAAACTCCCTCACCCAGGCCTCCGCGCAAGCAGCCCCAGCCAACAGCTCCAGCAGCGACAGCAGCGACTCTGACACAGACATCGACCAGGTGGCTGCAAACCACAAAGCAG aaaacaaccctgctccagggcaggaAGCCACAGGAGCCTCCAACAAAGAGAAGGTGGCCGGAAAAACGGAGCCAGGTCATGACAGCCTCAAACCTTCCCCAGTCAAAGCCCTGGCTGTGAAAGAGAATGATGTTGGGGCAAAAGGGGTACAAGTGACCCCAGCATCACATGCACTGTTGTCCATCTCACAGTCAGAGGAGCCAAGCTCAGGAAGCAAAACAGAGGTCACTACTGCCAGAGTTCCTGCAGTGCAAACACCGGAAGGGTTGGAagtgaagaagaagaaaaaggagaaaaaagaaaagaaggaaaagaagaaacctTCCTCCACAGAAGATAAGGCTGTGAAAGCATCTAAGAGCAAAGACAAAGagaacaagaagcagaaaacatctCAGAAACGGAAACTGTCAGAAGAGGATGAGGCTGTTGGGCAGCCCAAGAAGAAGTGGAAAGCGCAGGCTAATGAAGAAGtacccaaaaagaaaaagaagaaagctggtGACCTGGAGAAGCTGCCaggcagcaaggaaaagaaaaaatcgGCTAAAA